In Deinococcus aestuarii, the genomic window GACGGCTTTGGAACGGGCCGGGCCTGACCCGGTGGTCCGGCTGCGCGCTCTGTGCGGGGCGTACTTGACCTTCTCCCAGGATTGGCCCCAGCGCTACCGCATCCTGTTCGGCGGGTTGTGGCAGGCCCGCAGCACCGATCTGGCGCCCGGCGTCGAGGAGGCTTCGGGGATTGGGCAGGACGTGTTTGTCCTGCTCAGCGGGGTGCTGCGGGAATGTCAGCAGGCAGGGCGATCTACCGGCACTGATCCCTTTGCGGATGCCGTCGGGTTGTGGGCGGCCCTGCATGGCCTGGCCCAGCTCCGCCTGGCCGCCCCCTCGTTTCCCTGGCCTGACGGCGTGTTGGAGCGGATGGTGGACCGCCTGGCCGGCCTCACCCCGGCCGGGTGATCCTCTGCGCTGCCTGCTGCGGGCCTCCGGCGATCAGCGTCAGCCTGCCGACTGCGCGTCCCAAGAGTTGAAAGAGAAAAGGTCGGCCCGGCCGACTTTCCTCCTCGGCGTATTTCAACTTCCGCATCTTGTCGTAGCCCTGACCGGGAAGCAGCGCCGGGCTGCTGGCGACTACCAGCGGACGGGGCCGAAGCGATCGATGAAGCGGCCCGTGCCCGCCTCAGGGCGCTCGGTCGCCAGGGTGACGATCGCGTCCGTACCCTCCGCGACGGTCTGCGGCCCGCTGTGTCCGTTGAGATCGGTCGCGGTGTAGCCGGGGTCGGCGGCGTTGACCCGGATGCCGGGCAGCGCCCGGGCGTACTGGGTGGTGAGCATCGTGACCGCGGCCTTGGAGGCCGTGTAGAGCGGGGCGATCACCTTGGATTCGGCCCGCTCGGGGTCGTGGGTGAGGTCGAGCGAGCCCATCCCGCTGCCGACGTTGATCACCGACGGGTGCTCGGAGCGGCGAAGGAGCGGCAAGAACGCCTGCGTGACGCGCACGATTCCGACCACGTTGGTGTTGAAGACCTCGGTGGCTTCGGGCCCGGAAAGCTCCTCGGCTGGGCGGTAGGAACCGATGATCCCGGCGTTGTTGATCAGCACGTCGATGTGGCCCTCATGGGCCTGAACGTCCTCCGCGGCGCGGGCGACCGACTCGTCGCTGGTGACATCGATGAGCACAAACCGGGCACCGAGCCGATCGGCGGCGGCCTGGCCGCGCTCAGGGTCGCGGGCACCGATGAGGACGGTCTGGCCGAGTTCGGTCAGGCGGCGAGCGGTCTCGTACCCGAGGCCCTTGTTGGCCCCCGTGATGAAGGTGATGGTCATGCGGCCAGTCTCGGTCGCCGGCCCTCCGTCAACCAGAGACGGCGGGTCGGTAGGACCGGCAATCCTACCTTCGGCGATGGTGGCGTGGTGGCGGCCGAACTACACTGAGGTTGATGACCGCCACAGAAACCAGTCTGGCCGCGACGTTGCGGGTGTGGCGAGAGCGCTTGACCCCCGCCGAGGTCGGCCTGCCCGCCGGTCGGTCGCGCCGCGCGGTCGGCCTGCGCCGCGAGGAGCTGGCCGACCTGGCGGGCGTCTCGGTCGATTACCTCGTCCGGCTCGAACAGGGCCGGGCGACCACGCCGTCCGGCCAGGTCGTGGCCGCGTTGGCGCGCGTCCTGCACCTGACCCACGCCGAACGCGACCATCTCTACCGCCTGGCGGGGCTGCACCCCCCCGGGGACCGGGTGATCAGCGATCACATCTCGCCCGGCGTGCAGCGGCTCCTCTTGCGTCTGGGGGACCTCCCGGTCGCGGTGTTCGCCGCCGACTGGCAGATGGTGTGGTGGAGCCGCGGCTGGGCAGCGCTCGTGGGCGACCCGTCGGGCACCCCGCCGGAGGAACGCAGCCTGGTGCGGGCGCGCTTTCCCGTCCCGGGCCGCCGCGGCGGGGTCGAGGCCTGGCGGGTCCGCTCGGACCACCCGGAGGCGACTGACCGCGCGGTGGTCGCCGACCTGAGGCGGGCGAGCGCGCGGTATCCCGAAGATCGCCGCCTGGCCGAACTCCTGCGCCGCACGATCGACGGCAACGCCCACTTCGCCCAGCTCTGGCGTGCGGGCGCCGTCGGCGGGCACACCGAGGACCGCAAAACGATTGAGCACCCCCTCGTCGGTGAGGTCACCGTGGATTGCGACGTCCTCTCAGCGGGTGACGCCGATCTCAAGATCGTTGTCTTGACGGCGCCCGTCGGAAGTGAGGACGCCAGCAAAATCGAGCTGGCGTGCATGACGGCCCTCCCGTCCGTGCGGTAGGTCCCAAGGAGCATCGTGAGCTGTCCCTCGTCGCTGGCAGAGAACGGTCGGTCGCTTCCTGGTTCCAAGCGGAATGGTACCCCCTTCGCCAACGGAATCACGTGGTGGGGAGACTTGCCCGAAGGGTGGCTGACCAAGACGGCGCTCAAAGCTGAAGGTCTACGGCCAGGTGGCGAGCCGGTGGCAACGATCCGCTACGGCCGCCGCGGACGCCACCAGGAGACGGTGGTGCAAGGCGGCGCCCAGGCGGTGCCGAGGAAGGCGGCCACCCCTGACAAGCTCGCGGCGCTGGAGAAAGCTCAGGAGGTCCGCAAAAACAACGAGACCCGGCGCCTCGCCGCGCTGCTGGAGGAGGAACGCCGCGAGGAGGCGGAGAGGCAGGCCTGGCTGGAAGAGCAGGCCGAGGAGGGGCGGGCCGCCCTACGCGAGATCGTGGCCCGGGGCAACTGGCTGAGCCTGGACACCGAGATGACGCGGATCGACGAGGACGCGGAGGTGATCGAGGTCGCCCTGGTCTCCCCTATCGGCGAGGTGTTGTTCGAGAGCTTGGCGCGCCCGTTCGGGCCGGTGAGCGAGGAGGTGCGAGCGGTGCACGGCATGACCGACGAGGAGTTGAGTACGGCGCCGACCTGGCCCGAGGTGTACGCTCGGCTCGTGCCGCTCTTGCACGGCCGCGAGCTGGTGGCATGGAAGCCGCGTTCGACCGGCGCGTGCTTCGGCGGTTGAGCAGCTTACACGGGGCTCACCCTCCCGGAGCTGACCTGGCACTGCGCGATGGGTTGGAGGCTTCAAATCTGGGGCGGGTCTTCCGAGCACCACGGCGACTTCCGCTGGGAAAATCCCGACGTGGCGTGCCGGATGGAGGGCGCGTGCTTGGACGCTCGGCACCACCGCGCTGTTGGAGACGGTCGCCGCCTGAGTGCCCTGATGAACACTGTGGCGCAGACGACCCAGGACCCACCCGTGTGACCGCCCGGTTGCCGCAGGCCTGGGTCGAGGTCCTCGACGGGCGACGCACCGACGAGCTACCCCAGGGCCAAGCCTTCCCGCTCGACCTCTCTCCTATCGTGGCTGCCGCGGTCGCCCAGGTGAGCGACCCGCGAGGGTGGGAAGCCTTGACGGCGTTCCATGCCCACCATGAGCCCCTGGAAGTCACGGCGGGGCAGTGGCACATTCCCCGCGAGTGGGTGCGGCAACTCGGACTGAAGGCTCTCCAACAGTTGGTAAGCCAAGTTCATTCCCGGGGCTGGGCGGCTCGGCTGTACGAGCTGGCGCAGGTGCCGCGCGCCGTGGTGATCCCGTCAGAGGCCGAGGAGGCCTGGCCTGGGAAAGGTGCTCGCCGCGTGTTCCCCTGGTGGGTCGAGGAGAGTTCCCGAACCACAGGTGATCTCCCTAGTCCCGGCCCGTGCTCTCCTGCTCCAGCGCCTGCCGCACCTGGCGGGGCATCTTGTCCAGCCAGCGCTCCAGCACCTGGAGGTCTTTCGGGCTCAGTCGGGCGAGCAGGCGGCGGCTCAGGCGCTGACCCAAGGACAGGACGCGCCCCACCGGCGCCTCGAGTTGCGGGGCCGTCCGCAGGCGTGCCGCCGCCCGCAAGTCCGCCCGGCTGATCCCCCCCTGGGCGAGCGTCATCAGAACGGCGTGGTGCTCCGCTGGTGCCGCCGCCACCACGCCCGCGTGGGTGAACGGCACCCTCCCCTCCCGTAGGGCCGCCAGGATCAGGGGCGGCCAGCCCAGGAGGCGCAACTTGTTTTTTGCGAATGACTCCCAGGTCTCCCCCAGCCCGGTGAAAAGCCGGGTCAGCGCCTCATGGTCCGGGCCTGGCTGCTCACTCGCGGGTGGCGATGATCTGGAGGGTTAGGGCAGACCGGGCTCAAGGGTCGGCTGGGTGTGGGCGTGCAGGGGAGGGCAGAGGGCAAGACGGTCATACTCCACCTGGGGCCTTGAGTCACCTGCTGAGTCTGCCAGAGCGTTGTGTTTTGGAAGACTAAAATCGCTGGATCGTGGAGGGACCCCTTCAGGGCGACGCGGCCGATGCTGGGGACAAAGCAGGAACGACCGCCAGGGTGCATCTCGACACGCACACGCCCCGCCCCTGCTCATCCACAATCTCGATCTGCCAGACCTGGGTCGTGCGCCCCTGATGAACGGGCGTGGCGGTCGCCGTCACGAAACCGCTGCGCACGGCCCGCAGATGATTGGCGTTGATCTCCAGCCCCACAGCCGTCATGCCGCGCGCCGCGACACTGAAGTGCGCGCCCAGACTGGCGACCGTTTCGGCGAGGACCACGCTCGCGCCGCCGTGCAG contains:
- a CDS encoding TetR/AcrR family transcriptional regulator, which encodes MTESKTRARYRRGEGSRLRQDIVRAAADLLDRGGEGAVTLKEVARRVGIASPSIYAHFPDREAIVAAVVAGTFGELRAELETALERAGPDPVVRLRALCGAYLTFSQDWPQRYRILFGGLWQARSTDLAPGVEEASGIGQDVFVLLSGVLRECQQAGRSTGTDPFADAVGLWAALHGLAQLRLAAPSFPWPDGVLERMVDRLAGLTPAG
- a CDS encoding hotdog fold thioesterase is translated as MTTLLAQLNEQARGALPDHLGIEVLEASGERVVARMPVERRVHQPFGVLHGGASVVLAETVASLGAHFSVAARGMTAVGLEINANHLRAVRSGFVTATATPVHQGRTTQVWQIEIVDEQGRGVCVSRCTLAVVPALSPASAASP
- a CDS encoding exonuclease domain-containing protein, yielding MATIRYGRRGRHQETVVQGGAQAVPRKAATPDKLAALEKAQEVRKNNETRRLAALLEEERREEAERQAWLEEQAEEGRAALREIVARGNWLSLDTEMTRIDEDAEVIEVALVSPIGEVLFESLARPFGPVSEEVRAVHGMTDEELSTAPTWPEVYARLVPLLHGRELVAWKPRSTGACFGG
- a CDS encoding helix-turn-helix transcriptional regulator; amino-acid sequence: MTATETSLAATLRVWRERLTPAEVGLPAGRSRRAVGLRREELADLAGVSVDYLVRLEQGRATTPSGQVVAALARVLHLTHAERDHLYRLAGLHPPGDRVISDHISPGVQRLLLRLGDLPVAVFAADWQMVWWSRGWAALVGDPSGTPPEERSLVRARFPVPGRRGGVEAWRVRSDHPEATDRAVVADLRRASARYPEDRRLAELLRRTIDGNAHFAQLWRAGAVGGHTEDRKTIEHPLVGEVTVDCDVLSAGDADLKIVVLTAPVGSEDASKIELACMTALPSVR
- a CDS encoding SDR family NAD(P)-dependent oxidoreductase; the protein is MTITFITGANKGLGYETARRLTELGQTVLIGARDPERGQAAADRLGARFVLIDVTSDESVARAAEDVQAHEGHIDVLINNAGIIGSYRPAEELSGPEATEVFNTNVVGIVRVTQAFLPLLRRSEHPSVINVGSGMGSLDLTHDPERAESKVIAPLYTASKAAVTMLTTQYARALPGIRVNAADPGYTATDLNGHSGPQTVAEGTDAIVTLATERPEAGTGRFIDRFGPVRW